The sequence TTTTTTCACGACCAAGTCAGTGTCTACACGCTCCCCGAATTGCCTAAATAATGGTGTTTATTTCGGTACTCATTCAGTGCCATTTCGCTCggcaggcagtttttttttttttgcgggccgATAGGCTGTAATTTGAAAGCTGATAAGATGACAAACATAGATTATTTTCGGAGGGCCGCTTTCCTGGGAATCAAGGTATCGAATCGTCATGCTAACGAAGAGGGCTGACAAGGCTGCTAGACAACAAGTGACAGGGGGATGGGGCTTATGACAAAAGACGAAAGGGTTGGTCCTCAGCGCCGATATTTTGATTTTGCCTTTTATAACCGAGATATCGTAAATACAAGAAATACGGATGTTTGCGGAGCATTCGGATTCGTAGCATCCTGCTGGTATAAGTCTAATAAAAAGACAACAATATAAAATACGTGTATAGACAAAATGCATTATAATATTCCTTTTTAATTCAATCAGCAAGACACAGTTTGTATTATAATTACACTTCAGCATAATAATACGACCTTTCAGCATATATTACAGTTCTTTTAATAATGCTTAAGCGTAACAAGCAACGGTTGACCAAGGAATGCCTCAGCTGATTCAACGTTTCAACCAGAGGACGGGTCTTCGTCGAGGCCCTGACAAAGACGAACCCATTTGCCTAAATGTTGCCTCAGCTGCTCAACGCTTCCAGCCCCTGTCTTCCTGTAAACTTCTGTCTTATTTGGATTAAGCACAACGAGAAGGACCTTACTTTGTTTTGCCTGAACAGGAAGGAAAGTGCAGAGAACACGAGATTGTAGCCTTTTCGTATACACATATACACTGCGGCTCAAAAACATTGCCAGCTTCAAAGCCGAACCTCTGAAAACATAAAAAGGGAATGGTGGAGGGGATGATTATGCAGTTATGCAGTCGTACGCCATCGTTGTTGTTTTGTAGGTTTTTAGAAGTTTGGAGGCATGATTTCACATTTCTTAAATATAGAATGACCGAGAAGGATAGAGAGGGGTCTCGAGTGCGAGCACTTGTTGAGCGACTGGAGAGAGCCTCTCTGTCGTGAGCGTAGCTCGCCTACTCCTATTCACAACAttgaggcatatatatatatatatgtacagttcGCTTCTACCTTAGCCTAACGCTGCCATGAACGGCCATTTACAACTCCTGGTGCACTACAATACATTTGGACGAGGCCAGGGGCCTTTCAAGCGCTCAGTACTCGCACTGGAAGAGTATGCCTAGTCAAGGGGCCAGATGAAGGCTCGTCTTGCCGAGTggcttactgaaaaaaaaaaaagtgtacaattAGTGTACACTTAAGGTCACAGACAAAGTCAAAATTATTTTACCATCCGGAATTCATACGAGTTCCGTCAGAGCAGCAGACACTGCTGGCTGTATCCGCTACGTTTTGAACAAGGAACTAGCATGCGTTCCGAAATGTCAAATCTAAACAAGACCTCGTGAGCGACGTTACTTTTTCACTATCCTGAGCAGTATGTCTGATATTGTGAATTAGGCACGTAtctaataacaaaaaaaaaataattcagagGGTATTGAAGTAGAATTCGAGCTGCTGTCAGCACTCAAACAATAACAATGAGGTGTGCATTCCTACACAGGTTCCTGATGCACAAAGAACGctcctttgtttcttttcctttttttttttcagtcatcaTATCTCTGAACAAGCACATGAGTGTAGGGTCCTTGCTCGTTATTGGAACGATTGAAGACATGGGACTGACAACAACACCCCTTGTCACGTCAGGTGAGTGTTACGGTGTCGTTTCATTTTAACACGAGAGTACCACGTTATTACGATAAAGAAAGAAACTGCTCGTAAAAATATCAATCGCACTGCTAGTCGAGAGGGACGCCAGTGAAATATTTATCTATTATGGTACAGTCGGCCACAAATGTTTACGGAACAAGAGTTCCGCTAAAGAAAAATTTCTAGGCCAACGGCAACGAAATAATAGACCGCATAAAAATTCTTGTTTCGCATAGCGTAGATACCGTGCAAAGCTTTAAATTTTAAATACAAGTGGAGGGGTCACGGAGAGCTCATTATGCGAGATAGATGTCTTTCATATCGaaacggaaaatgcacagccgatttagcggtaaatgcgagaaaaTGTGGttgcattacgtcgcacctctttgaagtCCCGGATTCATGATTCAAGCTGCGTTCACGGCATTACAAAGAGCTGTTCAATAGCTTACTCATCGCACGACCGACCTCTTCGAGGAGCAAAGGGCGGCGGACGGTGACCGGGGCAGACCACCCTCAgttgcgcgcgcacacgcacacacgcacaccacacacaggcacacacacgcgcacacacagacacgctcTTCTATGTTCTCCTGTCCCCTCTCTACCAGGTATCGCGCTTCGCACACTTAACACACCCATACATTTTTCTTCCGTTTTGACACTTCTAATGTTAACGCGTTAAAAAAAACGTCGCAGACTAGTTGGTAGCGGTGTGATTCCTTGCCGTTCTGCCACGTCACGGCTGACTGCAGACTGAATATCATAACATATACCACattttccttggtgtcaatgtttgtcggctccttatgatatgactaataaaaatcgggcccctcggtcaacccccttcttctcgtttattacataacgagggtctcgagtctggcaacattgatgctttccggtagcatgtgtgggtttactgaccggttgccttcacgcAAAAAGGTCATGTACTTGTGAcatctgcggcagaaaggatattTCACATATGCCGCCAAGgtccgtgagtggtggcgctggttaacactcgcAGGGCTTTACTAGGAAAGATAAATACTCAAGAAAATGGAAGgtgaaacggcgccgcggtagctcaattggcagagcatcgcacgcgtaacgcgaaggttgtgggatcgttccccacctgcggcaagttgttttttcgtccactttcatttccattaatttatcgtttctctatttcatttattaagcacaagtaatttcccctaaaTTCTCatttgtgtcagtgtttgttgactacttatgatatgactaataaacatcGGGCCCCTGGGTTAACCCCCTTCTTATCGTTTCTCACATGTtgattgttttgtttatttctcgTGAGCTCTTTTTGCTGTATTGTTGCCGTTAgtagtacgtttttttttttacgttcgtTCTGTATCCGAGATGTCTAGACCAATACGTTGAAATCGTCAGTAGTAAAGACGCGTCCAATCAAATTGCAGCTGCGGCGCGAGTGCTGTTGGGCTATCTCGAACCAACACCAACACCGAAGCCGTATTCTCTGGAAAGTATGGCGATATATCACGTCTATATAAATCTATACACTATACAACAACCGCTGATGCACACTCACTGCTACTGTTCACACTTAAATGTCGCTTCCGCTTTAGGGGCACAAGCATTCGCCCAGTAAGAAGCTCGATTATTTATTCTATTACCTGCTTTTATTTCTGTTTCTCCACTGTCACTAGTATTCATCGCGACAATGTGATAAACAGTCTGTCCATTTCGAGTCTTGCGCACCACGGCGACCGTGGTTTGCAGCCCAATGGGAGGCGATGTTCTCCAAATACACCAACGGTATCTACGGTGGCCGCGACAAGATCGCTTACCTGAAAGAGTTGCTCTCGGTTCTTGCGGAGCTGCTTGGCTCGCCGGCCACGGGTCCCGCTGGGCTGCGTTGTCTCGTCGCCTGGAGCCTGTTTCGACAGCTGCTCGCATACGCACAGCTTCCACGGGGTGCCGGCGATAAGGAAACGCTGTACGTCTGCTACCAACGAGTCAGCGATGTCATGGACTTGGCACTAAACAGCCACTACCTTCAATCAGGTGAGCTGTCGTTGACACACATGATCAACCACTTTCCGCCGTCCGGCTGATAGCTTTAGAAGTACAGAAGGGGGTTGTGAGTAGGTTAGCAAAATTAGACGTCCGGTGTCGGAGGGCCCCTGGGTGGCATAGTAGTAGTaaggcagtagtagtagtagcagcagtagcagtagtagtagtaaggCAGTGAGGTAGTCCAGGACGTGGACAGACCCAGTGGCCTTGTTGTGGCTTGGAGGGCGTAGTGGTGAACTGTGAGTGCGCTCAGTGAAGATTCCGATGAATATGAACGTTGCCGAGCAGGCGATACGGTCGAACTGAAAAGGGGCGTCCGCGTCGCTCTGCTTGCGGCCGGAGTGGTGGACGACGCAGATGTCGAATTTATGAAGGCGCAAAGCCCGACGGTCGATCCGAAACGTCGGCCCCACGAAAGGAGAGGACAGCCAACACATAGCGTGAATATCAGTGATGACGTAGAATGAACGGCTGTTGAGGGACAAATTTTGTTAGGCCATAGACTGTCGGACATCACGTTCCAGTGACCTAGAAATTGACCCCCGCCTAACAAGCATGACTTGCGTACGCCAAATAAGTAGCCTTTTCAGAAACGGCAGGCTCGGCTTGGGCAAGGGCAGCACCGAGGCGGGCGGTGCTTCGCGTATGTGTGCACTCCGGTCGAAGCAGCAGAATTGCACGGCGCAGGAAAGGCGGCGAAATGAGAGCGCAGCGCAGCGTAGTACAAGAGTCGTCACAAGCCGGTGCACCCGCGGAGAGGCTACTCGGGTTGCTCTCAAGCTTTGTCAGCTGTCCGATGATGGAATCGATGTCCCGTGCGAAGCAACGGAAATAGGAAGAACGTCCTAAGTGGTTTATAAGCGCTTTGACGGAATTCGAATTGGTAAAGTCGGTTAAAGCACGAAGCTTTTTTTTGGATCAGCGAGGACGCCTTCTTTGGAGGCAGCTTGAGCAAGTGTTAATTTGTGCGTCGTCTAGCGGGCAGAATGACACCTCTTAAGGTTTAGCTGAAAACCAGCCCTTGGGAGGCAGCGCAAGAACTGCTCAAGGGAGATCTTACGGCAACTTATATCTGCTCAAGGCACTAATAGGGGTAAAAGGGAATCCGTAAAAAAGACCACGACCTTGCTATTCAGCGAAGGCAAATGCTTCACCTGAGGCAAATGAGGCGAGATGTCCACTTCGTTAACATGTGCGTTCCTTTCGTTTTCCCTCCCGCGATGTGTCTTCGatattttgttgcgatagcaatcatacgGACATTCCAGACGAACTTTCAAcgttgccgtgatgtttcgtattaAGTTCAAGcgaacaacatcatcatcattatcatcatcagcctggttatgcccactgcagggcaaaggcctctcccatacttctccaactaccccggtcatgcactaattgtggccatgttgtccctgcaaacttcttaatctcatccgcccacctaactttctgccgccctctgctccgctttccttcccttggaatccattccgtaactcttaatgaccatcggttatcttccctcctcattacgtgtcctgcccatgcccatttctttttcttgatttcaactaagatatcattaactcgcgtttgttccctcacccaatctgctcttttcttatcccttaacgttacacctatcattcttctttccatagctcgttgcgtcgtcctcaatttaagtagaacccttttcgtaagcctccaggtttctgccccgtacgtgagtactggtaagacacagctgttataaacttttctcttgagggataatggcaacctgctgttcatgatctgagaatgcctgccaaacgcaccccagcccattcttattcttctgattatttcagtctcatgatccggatccgcagtacCACGACCTGTccgaagtagatgtattcccttaccacttccagtgcctcactacctattgtaaactgctgttcccttccgagactgttaaacattgctttatttttctgcagattaatttttagacccacccttcggctttgcctctccaggacaGTGAGAGGCAAAGCCGAACAACATCGTGCGCCCTATACTGCGGGAGCGAGATAAAATGtgagggtgagctgagaagggCTTGGATGCGCGCTGTCTTCCGGCGCACACACTTTTGAATgtcccgtgatcaagcgcgcgctagaGCAGACGAACGCGCGTCTCCACCTCTAGCCTGGCCATAGCCGcgcatggctgtccgcgcggATGAGCACATACGCGGGCAACGCGCCGTGTCTTGGAGGCAAACCGTACTTGAAGGCAATCTACAGGGGGCAAGccaagatggctggtggcttcataGGCGCTGTTTTCCCGCACCTATATTGGAGGTTCCGTAATATCACGTTTCGGAAACGCGATGAAGCGAGAAGGAGCATAAAATGTTCGCTCTCCCGGTGCTCTCTATCACGCCGGCGTTGTCACAGCGAGCGCTCGCAACCTTCGAGTTAGATCAGTTCGTGCGTTTCTGTGTGCACGGGACAGTTAATTGGTGATCGAATATTTGCTCCaacttatacggccgataaaaatgTGATTCAAGTAGTCGTCTAATAGTCTGCTAATGTTACCAATTCTTAGAGTTTCGTGCGGGACGGCGACTTTTTGTGACCTCGTATGGGTCGCGGCACATGTTGCATTATTTATCTGTTTCGCAGTCGAGGTTTCACTTACCCTGATGTTtctattttgctttattctttttcTCAGTTGATGTTCTAATTTGCATCGGTGTTCATCAACGTCGTTTGTTTTCATCTGTTCGCACTGACAGATCTTTTCTAGACATAAGTGATATTTTGCTTGATATCCTAGTCATCCTCCAGAGCTCTCCCATCTCCTCCTGCGTAGTGTCCCTCGGAGACTTAGCATAAAGCTTCCTACAAAAActactggagggaactctggcgctatagTTTCTACGAGAGCCACAAGCATAATggctcagccagcatgggaatgatagTTAGTACTTTTATTTGCCacaaatttgtgcttctatcttcaaagagctttgtgactttgcagcTTGATCATTTTCAACACAGTGCTGCATTAATAATACAACTCGTAATCATTTTTCATGTGAAGAGAGTCTTCTTGTCTCacgcatttagaaaaaaaaaatcagcaaggacccttaagactgcttacgtgatggaatgcgaaagcgttatttATTACCGCTTAGGTGAAATGTTTTCGACATGTATTAAAGTTCTCTCTGCTgaatcggtgtgtgtgtgtgtgtgtttacgtaTACGTTATCCACAAACCGGAAACGTTGAGACATTTTTGCTGCAGAACGATGAATATTTTTTTGTGTTCCCTTGCTTAATTTTCTGGGGCGTGCTTCCGTGGACGACCACGTTTCACGGCCGCCTTTTAGGTAGACACTTCGGACATCATCCCAGTACACGCAGCACCGATTAAATCCGAAGGCAGCGACGTGGCGGGCGCGATGACACATGCACTAGGCACATCTCGTTCCTTACAATCATAATTTGGCGCCGAGGGTGCATCGCAGTAGATACAGTAGACGCAGCACTGATGAAATCCTAAGAGCGAGTGACACATGGGATGCAGTGACGTAAGCAGTgacgtgacgtgacgtgtgcagtgacgcacgcactaggcacaacttTAGTGAACCATTACCGTGGAGCCACCGCGGCGTAGGGCAGGCGCGCTAGTCTCGCACCCCGGAAgctcgggttcgattcccacccacacCGAAATGTACCAACCTTTATTTTAAATTCGATTGATtaactttgtttacagaaacctgcctgacaaatttgacgtcaattggCCATCGGCCATTTTTGTCACCATCTTTCAATCGCGCCGCCGCCGACATGCCGGGCTTTCGCGCAGTAGGGCATATAATGCCTTAGCACTAAAATGAGATCGCTTTAGGACAATGAACGCAGAGAAAAGACACAGTTAACGAAGTTGCAAGAAcctacgaagccacaagaacgaagGACACAGAAATCGACATCGGAACTGTCATGCCCATCGTAGCTGAAAAATTGCAGGTCCCGAGTTCCCTCTAGCAGTTcaataggaaactctatgccttgtAGTAACTAAATCAGTAAATAAATAGTCTCCCACCACCATGCACCACGCAGTGGTGAACTACCATGCAGTGTACAGAGCCTTGGACATGTTTGCCAGAATCCGCGAGGCCTTTGGTGCAGCAATACGGAACTCGAGCTGGCTCGTCGGCCATGAGCGGCACGTAGCCCTGCGGAAGCTGGCCAACATGAAAGCCCTTGTTGGCGGCCCCGAGCATAGGTGGGACGAGCACTACGTGGAGGAGTACTACGGTCAGTATTCTCCCGATATATACTTTGTGTTTTGCAAAACAAGTTCGCCTATGTGTAACTGCTGAGGCGTCATTTCGTTGGGAAATCGCTGCGGGCTACGTTTTCAAAGAAAAGCCGCGCATGTGTGGTACGGAAGGCGACGATTACGACGAAAACTGAG comes from Dermacentor andersoni chromosome 9, qqDerAnde1_hic_scaffold, whole genome shotgun sequence and encodes:
- the LOC126528269 gene encoding neprilysin-11-like; the protein is MFSKYTNGIYGGRDKIAYLKELLSVLAELLGSPATGPAGLRCLVAWSLFRQLLAYAQLPRGAGDKETLYVCYQRVSDVMDLALNSHYLQSVVNYHAVYRALDMFARIREAFGAAIRNSSWLVGHERHVALRKLANMKALVGGPEHRWDEHYVEEYYEGLPDSPSDRFFDAWLKARSFCAHRRWLDQTKLVFDVATVNAYYERETNVVIVPAALLQPIFFFPDGNEAYNYGNLGDVSPLILPDRFLGIIKLPAEEVPHGPALKRKQNRQ